A window from Balaenoptera musculus isolate JJ_BM4_2016_0621 chromosome 8, mBalMus1.pri.v3, whole genome shotgun sequence encodes these proteins:
- the LOC118899530 gene encoding LOW QUALITY PROTEIN: olfactory receptor 2D2 (The sequence of the model RefSeq protein was modified relative to this genomic sequence to represent the inferred CDS: inserted 1 base in 1 codon; substituted 1 base at 1 genomic stop codon), giving the protein MRQTNQTQVTEFLLPGLSDDQHTQQLLFILFLGVYLVTVLGNLLLMFLIQVDSQLHTPIYFLLCNLSLADLCFSTNIVPQALEXLLSRKKVISFTRCAAQLLLFLIFGCTQCAHLAVMSYDRYVAICNTWHYPSIMTWRVYVLGSWTSGILVSVVDSTFTLRLPYRGSNNIAHFFCEVPALLILASTDTRTSEMAIFFMGIVILLIPVSLILVSYGHIIVTVVRMKSAAGRLKAFSTCGSHLMVAIFFYGSAIVTYMTPKASKEQEKLVSVFYAVVTPMLNPLIYSLRNKDVKGTLXKVATRNFPCRLGIFH; this is encoded by the exons ATGAGACAGACAAATCAGACACAGGTGACAGAATTCCTCCTTCCGGGACTCTCTGATGACCAACACACCCAGCAGCTGCTTTTCATCTTATTCCTGGGTGTCTACCTGGTCACTGTGCTTGGAAATCTACTTCTCATGTTCCTCATTCAGGTTGACTCCCAGCTTCACACacccatatattttcttctctgcaaTTTATCTCTGGCTGACCTCTGTTTCTCTACCAACATTGTTCCTCAGGCCCTAG CCCTGCTATCCAGAAAGAAAGTGATTTCATTCACACGTTGTGCAGCTCAGCTTCTACTCTTCCTCATTTTTGGGTGTACACAGTGTGCCCATTTGGCGGTGATGTCCTATGATCGGTATGTGGCTATCTGCAACACTTGGCATTACCCTAGCATCATGACTTGGAGGGTGTATGTCCTAGGATCATGGACCAGTGGCATTCTGGTGTCTGTGGTGGACAGCACCTTCACACTAAGGCTACCCTACCGAGGCAGCAATAATATTGCTCATTTCTTTTGTGAGGTCCCTGCACTGTTGATCCTGGCATCCACAGACACCCGCACTTCAGAGATGGCCATTTTCTTCATGGGGATTGTGATTCTCCTCATACCTGTTTCTCTAATTCTGGTATCCTATGGCCACATCATAGTGACTGTGGTCAGGATGAAGTCAGCTGCGGGGAGGCTCAAGGCATTCTCTACCTGTGGCTCCCACCTCATGGTGGCCATCTTTTTTTATGGGTCAGCAATTGTCACCTACATGACACCAAAGGCTTCCAAAGAACAGGAAAAGCTGGTTTCTGTGTTCTATGCAGTGGTGACCCCCATGCTTAATCCCCTCATCTACAGCCTGAGGAACAAGGATGTGAAGGGAACTCTGTGAAAAGTAGCCACAAGGAATTTCCCTTGCAGACTTGGAATTTTCCACTGA